One genomic segment of Hymenobacter psoromatis includes these proteins:
- a CDS encoding KUP/HAK/KT family potassium transporter — MPTSATAAATIPIPTPEPGGHGTLHTRITAAGSLIALGIVYGDIGTSPLYTVRGVFVHRPVTEEVVLGTVSAIIWTLTLLTTFKYVFIAMRADNHGEGGILSLYALLRRLKLKWLYLPAIIGAAALLADSLITPPISVASAIEGLQMIKPDLNTVPIVLVILVGLFAFQQFGTAIIGKLFGPVMVVFFSMLAVLGIRFLVQEPSILRALNPYYAVHMITRLPGAFWLLGSIFLCSTGAEALYADMGHVGRRNIYVSWTFVKTCLLLNYLGQGAWLLQHQGAPLGERNLFFEMIPQWGLLPAIGLCTLATIIASQALISGSYTLIIEALRLNFWPKVKVSYPTELRGQAYVPSLNWILCAGCVGVVLHFRESSRMEAAFGLAVTVTMLMTTVLLAYYLRLRRVGIVWIGLLLLTYFTVEGSFLIANLRKFPEGGYISVLLGLLLLLVMVSWIQGRRLRNDLAKYVPLADWLSLLSKLSADESVPKFATHLVYLTDSEDPKMVENGIIHSIFRKSPKRADIYYLIHVTTTDEPYTKTYHATTVLADDLVRIEFRLGFRVDHAINYMFRQVVTDLVKNKEIDITSRYDSLRGQDMVGDFQFVILNRTLPYAQSLSGWQRLVARLSGALRWLGSSQQQSFGLDNSSLTIENIPLLTPERPELQLTRD, encoded by the coding sequence ATGCCGACCTCCGCTACGGCCGCTGCTACTATTCCCATTCCTACGCCCGAGCCGGGCGGCCACGGTACCCTCCACACCCGCATTACGGCCGCGGGCTCGCTCATCGCCCTAGGCATCGTGTACGGCGATATCGGTACTTCGCCCCTCTACACTGTGCGCGGCGTGTTCGTGCACCGGCCCGTGACGGAGGAAGTGGTGCTGGGTACCGTATCGGCCATTATCTGGACGCTCACGCTGCTTACTACTTTTAAGTACGTCTTTATTGCCATGCGGGCCGACAACCACGGCGAGGGCGGCATTTTGTCGCTCTACGCCCTGCTGCGGCGGCTGAAGCTGAAGTGGCTCTACCTGCCAGCCATCATCGGGGCGGCGGCGCTGCTGGCCGATAGCCTCATTACGCCGCCCATCTCGGTGGCCTCGGCCATTGAGGGGCTGCAAATGATAAAGCCCGACCTGAATACGGTGCCCATCGTGTTGGTTATTCTGGTGGGTTTGTTTGCGTTTCAGCAGTTCGGCACGGCCATTATCGGCAAGCTCTTCGGGCCGGTCATGGTGGTTTTTTTCTCGATGCTGGCCGTGCTGGGAATCCGGTTTCTGGTGCAGGAGCCGAGCATTTTGCGGGCCCTGAACCCGTACTACGCGGTGCACATGATAACCCGGCTGCCGGGCGCGTTCTGGCTGCTGGGCAGTATTTTTCTGTGCAGCACCGGGGCCGAAGCGCTCTACGCCGACATGGGCCACGTGGGTAGGCGCAACATCTACGTGTCGTGGACTTTTGTTAAAACCTGCCTGCTGCTCAACTACCTGGGGCAGGGGGCGTGGCTGCTCCAGCACCAGGGCGCGCCCCTGGGCGAGCGCAACCTGTTCTTTGAAATGATACCGCAATGGGGCCTGCTGCCGGCCATCGGACTGTGCACGCTGGCGACCATCATTGCCTCGCAGGCCCTGATTTCGGGCTCGTACACGCTCATTATTGAGGCGTTGCGGCTCAACTTCTGGCCTAAGGTGAAGGTGTCCTACCCCACCGAATTGCGCGGGCAGGCCTACGTGCCCTCGCTCAACTGGATACTCTGCGCCGGCTGCGTGGGCGTGGTGCTGCACTTCCGCGAGAGCAGCCGCATGGAGGCGGCTTTCGGCCTGGCCGTGACCGTGACCATGCTCATGACCACGGTGCTGCTGGCCTACTACCTGCGCCTGCGCCGGGTTGGCATTGTGTGGATTGGGCTGCTATTGCTGACGTATTTCACCGTGGAAGGCTCATTTCTGATTGCCAACCTGCGCAAATTTCCCGAGGGCGGCTACATCAGCGTGCTACTGGGGCTGCTGCTGCTGCTGGTGATGGTGAGCTGGATTCAGGGCCGCCGCCTGCGCAACGACCTGGCCAAGTACGTGCCGCTGGCCGACTGGCTATCCCTGCTCAGCAAGCTCAGCGCCGATGAGTCGGTGCCCAAGTTTGCCACCCACCTGGTGTACCTCACCGATTCGGAAGACCCCAAAATGGTCGAGAACGGCATTATCCACAGCATTTTTCGCAAAAGCCCCAAGCGGGCCGATATCTACTACCTCATCCACGTCACGACCACCGACGAGCCATACACCAAGACCTACCACGCCACCACTGTGCTCGCCGACGACCTGGTGCGCATCGAGTTCCGACTGGGCTTTCGGGTTGACCACGCCATCAACTACATGTTCCGGCAGGTGGTAACCGACCTGGTGAAGAACAAGGAAATCGACATCACCTCGCGCTACGACTCGCTGCGCGGCCAGGATATGGTGGGTGATTTTCAGTTCGTTATCCTCAACCGTACCCTGCCCTATGCCCAGTCGCTCAGCGGCTGGCAGCGGCTGGTGGCCCGCCTCTCGGGCGCGTTGCGCTGGCTGGGCTCCAGTCAGCAGCAAAGCTTCGGGCTGGATAACTCCTCGCTCACCATCGAAAATATTCCGCTGCTCACGCCCGAGCGGCCCGAGCTGCAGCTCACCCGCGACTAA